A single window of Mycosarcoma maydis chromosome 1, whole genome shotgun sequence DNA harbors:
- a CDS encoding putative replication-related protein, with translation MSSSSAIPSSPLGRIGAQNRSADTERLDPLALGRSRNTSGVGASASRAFTPGTSEAGSLNLERQLQGHYEDDASTVNGEGSHPMEEDTPRRPRPRATVDTQDIPPVVDEVGERVREGFAQFLESFVDQPLSGSPDPNGEKVQDPVYIDQIYALRDYNRTTLFVDFSHILRHDEVLARAISDQYYRFVPYLRRALLDLVNTYVPNYLYLNAHVAATASSGLIPRDFSVSFYNLGLVAGIRDLRTDRVGKLVSISGTVTRTSEVRPELLYGAFTCTACSGVVRDVEQQFKYTEPVMCRNPMCQNRREWQLNVDQSRFCDWQKVRIQENANEIPTGSMPRSLDVILRSEIVERAKAGDKCIFTGTFIVVPDVSQLGVPGVNAQIQREAQGGRPAEGVNAQGVTGLKSLGVRDLTYKTAFLACMVQSADARGGNDIRAEFTDDNEDPETLMDSLTEAERDELEAMVMSEDIYSRLVQSIAPTVYGHDIVKKGILLQLMGGVHKSTKEGMRLRGDINICIVGDPSTSKSQFLKYVCGFMPRAVYTSGKASSAAGLTAAVVKDEETGEFTIEAGALMLADNGICAIDEFDKMDVADQVAIHETMEQQTISIAKAGIQATLNARTSILAAANPVGGRYNRKQTLRANVAMSAPIMSRFDLFFVVLDECNEAVDMNIAQHIVNVHRFRDAAIDPEFSTEAIQRYIRYARTFQPKLTPEASDVLVDKYRQLRQDDSGPGKNSYRITVRQLESMIRLCEAIARANCRHEITPAFVREAFSLLRQSIIHVEKDDIDFDDEEEQAHAHNQASAATAQPSSSLDAMDEDSMDPNMQDSADAQALSSSIPGTAGAMGEIASSSAASKRKIRITFDRYMEMANLIVLRINEVERQTMRGVARSELIDWYLLQRENEIETVDQFEEETELIKKVLTKLVKDSMLLELREQIDEDGNPISSVGDTSAGGSGSSAGDPVLMVHPQVDIDSIGATTGSA, from the coding sequence ATgtcgtcctcttccgcgATACCCTCCTCCCCTTTGGGAAGGATTGGCGCGCAAAATCGAAGTGCTGATACGGAGCGACTCGATCCTCTCGCCCTTGGTAGATCCAGGAACACCAGCGGCGTAGGGGCAAGCGCGAGTCGAGCCTTCACTCCAGGTACATCAGAGGCGGGATCGCTCAACCTTGAGCGACAGCTGCAAGGCCATTACGAGGATGACGCCAGCACCGTCAACGGCGAGGGCTCGCATCCTATGGAAGAAGATACccctcgtcgacctcggccGCGTGCCACTGTTGATACGCAAGATATCCCCCCTGTCGTCGACGAAGTCGGTGAACGTGTGCGTGAAGGATTCGCACAGTTCCTTGAAAGCTTTGTCGACCAGCCCTTGTCCGGCTCGCCTGACCCGAACGGCGAAAAGGTGCAAGATCCTGTCTACATCGACCAGATATACGCTCTTCGCGACTACAACCGTACCACGCTTTTTGTCGACTTCAGCCACATTCTCCGCCATGACGAGGTCTTGGCACGCGCTATTAGCGATCAGTACTACCGTTTCGTTCCTTACCTTCGTCGtgcgcttctcgacctcgtcaaCACCTACGTGCCCAACTATCTTTACCTCAATGCACATGTGGCTGCCACCGCATCCTCGGGTCTCATTCCTCGCGACTTTTCGGTCTCGTTCTACAACCTCGGTCTGGTTGCCGGCATCCGTGATCTGCGCACCGACCGTGTTGGCAAGCTTGTCTCGATCAGCGGAACGGTAACACGAACGAGCGAAGTGAGACCAGAGCTTCTGTACGGCGCGTTTACTTGTACCGCTTGTTCGGGCGTAGTGcgcgacgtcgagcagcagttCAAGTACACTGAGCCTGTCATGTGCAGGAATCCCATGTGCCAGAACCGACGAGAGTGGCAGCTCAACGTGGATCAAAGTCGATTCTGCGATTGGCAAAAGGTGCGCATTCAAGAGAATGCCAACGAGATTCCCACAGGAAGCATGCCTCGTAGTCTCGACGTCATCCTCCGCTCCGAGATTGTAGAGCGCGCCAAGGCCGGTGACAAGTGCATTTTCACGGGCACTTTCATTGTTGTACCCGATGTATCGCAACTTGGCGTGCCTGGCGTCAATGCACAGATCCAGCGAGAGGCACAAGGCGGTCGTCCTGCTGAAGGTGTCAACGCACAAGGTGTTACAGGTCTGAAAAGCTTGGGTGTCCGAGATTTGACCTACAAGACGGCCTTTCTCGCGTGCATGGTGCAGAGCGCCGATGCCAGGGGAGGTAACGACATCCGAGCTGAGTTCACCGACGATAACGAGGACCCGGAAACGCTCATGGACTCGCTCACCGAAGCCGAAAGggacgagctcgaagccaTGGTCATGTCCGAAGACATCTATAGCCGACTTGTTCAGTCGATCGCACCTACCGTTTACGGCCACGACATTGTCAAGAAAGGCATCCTGCTTCAGCTCATGGGCGGCGTACACAAGTCGACCAAAGAAGGCATGCGTCTCCGTGGCGACATCAACATTTGCATTGTCGGTGACCcttcgacgagcaagtcgcAGTTCCTCAAGTACGTTTGCGGTTTTATGCCTCGAGCCGTCTACACATCCGGCAAAGCTTCTTCAGCTGCTGGTCTCACAGCCGCTGTTGTGAAAGACGAGGAGACGGGCGAATTCACCATCGAGGCTGGCGCGCTGATGCTCGCGGACAACGGTATCTGCGCCATCGATGAGTTCGACAAAATGGACGTAGCCGATCAAGTCGCGATCCACGAGACCATGGAACAGCAGACCATCAGTATCGCCAAAGCCGGCATCCAAGCCACTCTCAACGCACGCACATCCATCCTTGCCGCTGCTAACCCGGTGGGTGGACGATACAACCGCAAGCAAACATTGCGTGCCAACGTGGCCATGTCGGCACCCATCATGTCGCGTTTCGATCTGTTTTTTGTAGTGCTCGACGAGTGTAACGAGGCAGTCGACATGAACATTGCTCAGCACATTGTCAACGTACACCGTTTCCGAGATGCCGCCATCGATCCCGAGTTCAGCACCGAGGCGATCCAAAGGTACATTCGCTATGCCCGCACATTCCAGCCCAAGCTGACGCCCGAAGCTAGCGATGTGCTGGTTGACAAGTACCGACAGCTGCGTCAAGATGATTCGGGCCCAGGCAAGAATTCGTATCGAATCACCGTTCGTCAGTTGGAGTCCATGATCCGACTTTGCGAGGCGATTGCCCGTGCGAATTGTCGACACGAGATCACACCAGCATTTGTGCGCGAGGCcttctcgctgctgcggcaATCGATCATCCACGTCGAAAAGGACGACATCGAtttcgacgacgaagaagagcaagcgcaCGCTCATAACCAGGCAAGCGCCGCTACCGCTCAACCATCGTCCTCGCTCGACGCAATGGACGAAGATTCGATGGACCCCAACATGCAAGACTCGGCAGACGCTCAAGCGTTGTCTTCGAGCATACCTGGCACCGCCGGTGCTATGGGCGAGAttgcctcgagctcggccgCGTCCAAACGAAAGATTCGCATCACGTTTGACCGATATATGGAGATGGCCAATCTGATTGTGCTGCGCATCaacgaggtggagcgaCAAACGATGCGTGGCGTAGCACGATCCGAGTTGATCGACTGGTACCTGCTGCAACGCGAAAACGAGATCGAAACCGTGGACCAATTCGAGGAAGAGACCGAGCTGATAAAGAAGGTGCTCACCAAGCTGGTCAAGGactcgatgctgttggAACTGCgagagcagatcgacgaggatggaaATCCGATCAGTAGTGTTGGAGATACCTCAGCTGGAGGAAGCGGCTCGTCGGCTGGCGATCCCGTACTGATGGTCCATCCTCAGGTCGATATCGACAGTATCGGCGCTACCACGGGATCTGCCTAG
- a CDS encoding uncharacterized protein (related to neutral ceramidase) yields MTGAGYQLLPRREREETRLSMDQNIKSLPEKHLLPLSLDNDEDSQELTSRKPCLLVKAIFCIVIIASSTFAACCVYRRGGVTPVIWANRPITDYSTSATVSSDSPVVFGLGIGDVTGPIVEVNMMGYASLPQTNTGLHIRLRSRAFIVGSSDAPTFFRKPVERFKSFIPTADGSAIRWLFINSDICMGDTALRKAIVDQLREKYPGVYGERNVAFVGTHSHAGPGGFMQALLPTLTSKGVIMQNFDAIVEGTVRAAVRAHDDFVARQDKVANGGSTRLSYGKTRLEDAHIQRSRYAYEQNPQEERDLYNDEDQDHDFGLLKFEDISSNGDSSAAGFLSWYAVHGTSLYENNTLTSGDNKGLAALLYETAEQPDKLPGQNDFVAGFSQALVGDTSPNTKGAWCDDGSMCEYKHSTCDNGKGKERVQTCHGRGPAWGMNEYLPTSPTGGYDWASNEIIARKQVDAARTIMSRDALSRDFGEYEGLTLLTGPVKSVKMNVDMSQYTVYRPDGSRVKTCPAALGYGFAGGTTDGPGAFDFVQGSNKTDHHNPFWDLVKGFIKNPGPEQIECQAPKAILLDIGEIHRPYDWGPSIVEVQMLRLGELFVLIVPGEFTTMAGRRLKRVVSEAIKRAGLVEEGKEPIVQVSGPASTYGHYVTTEEEYSVQRYEGASTLFGPHTLEAYMDVFSRRLVPALKEGARDLPVGPQKSFDMRKTWKLKTGVVYDNPPVGHSFGDVLEQPLLSYPIPNSNTSLFNDSPTTSSTSNISVTFIAANPRNNLRLEATYFEIQRFTQDGIWKVERTDGHHSTTMRWTRTNGFHGSSVLQIGWTVEPWTKEGLYRVVYLGDRKTPFTGKIQRFEAVSSEFYLV; encoded by the coding sequence ATGACTGGCGCCGGCTATCAGCTGCTCCCACGCAGGGAAAGGGAGGAGACACGTCTTTCCATGGATCAAAATATCAAGTCCCTCCCCGAAAAGCATTTACTTCCTCTATCGCTCGATAATGACGAAGACAGTCAAGAATTGACTAGCAGGAAACCTTGCCTGTTGGTCAAGGCCATTTTTTGCATAGTCATCATTGCATCTAGCACTTTTGCTGCCTGCTGTGTGTATCGTCGTGGTGGGGTAACCCCAGTGATATGGGCAAACCGACCCATCACAGACTACTCCACGTCCGCCACCGTCAGCTCCGATTCGCCTGTCGTTTTCGGTCTTGGCATCGGCGACGTCACAGGGCCCATTGTTGAAGTCAACATGATGGGTTATGCGTCCCTCCCGCAAACCAACACGGGCCTGCATATTCGTCTACGATCTAGAGCCTTCATCGTTGGCTCTTCAGATGCACCCACTTTCTTCCGTAAACCCGTCGAAAGATTTAAGAGCTTCATACCAACTGCTGATGGCTCTGCCATCCGATGGTTGTTCATCAACTCGGACATCTGCATGGGTGATACTGCTCTGCGCAAAGCTATCGTCGACCAGCTTCGTGAAAAATATCCTGGCGTCTATGGCGAGCGTAACGTCGCTTTTGTTGGAACGCATTCACATGCTGGTCCGGGTGGGTTCATGCAAGCCCTTCTGCCTACATTAACGTCCAAAGGCGTCATTATGCAAAATTTCGATGCCATCGTAGAGGGAACggttcgagctgctgttcGCGCACACGACGATTTCGTAGCTAGACAGGACAAAGTGGCCAACGGAGGCAGTACGCGTCTAAGCTATGGCAAAACACGGTTGGAAGATGCGCACATTCAACGTAGCCGATATGCCTACGAACAGAATCCTCAGGAAGAAAGGGATTTGTACAATGACGAGGATCAAGATCAtgactttggcttgctcaAATTCGAGGATATCAGCTCGAATGGAGACAGCTCCGCAGCCGGCTTCCTGTCATGGTATGCGGTACATGGTACTTCTCTGTACGAGAACAACACACTTACCTCTGGTGATAACAAAGGGCTAGCTGCACTTCTGTACGAAACAGCAGAGCAGCCAGATAAGCTTCCCGGGCAGAACGATTTTGTTGCTGGATTCTCTCAGGCTCTTGTAGGGGATACTTCGCCCAATACCAAGGGTGCGTGGTGTGACGATGGGTCGATGTGCGAATACAAGCATTCGACATGTGACAATGGAAAGGGAAAGGAGCGAGTGCAAACATGTCATGGTAGAGGACCTGCTTGGGGTATGAATGAATATCTTCCGACCAGTCCAACCGGAGGGTACGATTGGGCGTCGAACGAGATCATCGCTCGAAAGCAGGTCGACGCCGCGCGTACAATCATGTCACGCGATGCTTTGTCCCGCGACTTTGGAGAGTACGAGGGGTTGACGTTGCTCACCGGACCAGTGAAAAGCGTCAAGATGAACGTCGACATGAGTCAGTACACTGTCTATCGACCTGATGGCAGCCGTGTCAAGACTTGCCCCGCTGCTCTAGGGTACGGCTTTGCCGGTGGCACAACCGATGGTCCTGGCGCATTCGATTTCGTTCAGGGAAGCAACAAGACCGACCACCACAATCCGTTCTGGGACCTGGTTAAAGGCTTCATCAAAAATCCGGGACCGGAACAGATCGAGTGCCAAGCACCCAAAGCGATTCTCTTGGACATTGGAGAGATTCACAGACCGTATGATTGGGGCCCGTCGATCGTCGAGGTCCAGATGCTGAGGCTGGGCGAATTGTTCGTCTTGATAGTGCCTGGCGAATTCACTACGATGGCAGGACGCCGGCTGAAGAGGGTGGTAAGCGAAGCGATCAAACGCGCCGGGCTGGTGGAGGAAGGAAAGGAGCCGATTGTACAGGTGAGCGGTCCAGCATCGACATACGGCCACTACGTGACGACGGAAGAAGAGTACAGTGTTCAACGCTATGAGGGGGCGAGTACGTTGTTCGGACCTCATACGTTGGAAGCATACATGGATGTGTTCTCGCGACGACTCGTGCCGGCGTTGAAGGAAGGCGCACGTGATCTTCCTGTGGGTCCGCAAAAGAGTTTCGATATGCGCAAAACATGGAAACTCAAGACAGGTGTAGTGTACGACAACCCGCCTGTAGGACACTCGTTTGGAGATGTCTTGGAACAACCGCTGCTCTCATACCCCATCCCGAACTCGAACACGTCTCTTTTCAACGACTCGCCCACCACGTCGTCGACTTCGAACATCAGCGTGACATTTATTGCCGCCAATCCACGTAACAACCTCCGTCTGGAAGCAACGTACTTCGAAATCCAACGGTTCACTCAAGACGGCATCTGGAAAGTGGAACGAACCGACGGCCACCATTCGACAACGATGCGCTGGACAAGAACAAATGGGTTCCATGGTTCCAGTGTCTTGCAGATCGGATGGACTGTCGAGCCTTGGACGAAAGAGGGCTTGTACAGGGTCGTATATCTGGGTGATAGGAAGACTCCGTTCACGGGAAAGATTCAGCGATTCGAGGCGGTGTCCAGTGAGTTTTACCTTGTTTAG
- a CDS encoding putative succinate--CoA ligase (GDP-forming) subunit beta, translated as MLFNALRTRASMARTMVRGGQAAAQKRYLSIHEHLSMDILNKYGIATPKYIAAKTPEEAYKAAQSFGGKEIVIKAQVLAGGRGKGHFDSGLKGGVHLIKTPEEARDLAAKMIGNHLITKQTGAGGRLCNAVMIAEARPPHHEYYVAVLNDRATQLPVLIASNQGGMSIEEVAAENPDAIITTPIDFEKGLSNQDALGIAKKLGFTGAKQEQQAAETFQKLYKLFDEKDATQVEINPLAESKDGEVLCMDAKLGFDENADFRQADIFELRDTTQEDPDEVDAAKYGLNFIKLDGNIGCLVNGAGLAMATMDVLKLNGGNPANFLDVGGTASAASVKKAFELLLNSKEVKGIFVNIFGGIVSCKKIAEGIIQATQELDMSIPLVVRLQGTHEKEAKELIKNSNLKIFAFDGLDEAAAKAVESAQKGTL; from the coding sequence ATGCTGTTCAACGCGCTCCGCACACGCGCCTCGATGGCCAGGACCATGGTCCGCGGTGGTCAGGCTGCCGCTCAGAAGCGATACCTGTCGATCCACGAGCACCTTTCCATGGACATTCTTAACAAGTACGGCATCGCTACTCCCAAGTACATCGCCGCTAAGACGCCCGAAGAGGCATACAAGGCTGCACAGTCTTTTGGCGGCAAGGAGATCGTAATCAAGGCACAGGTGCTTGCGGGTGGTCGTGGTAAGGGTCACTTTGACTCGGGTCTCAAGGGTGGTGTTCACCTGATCAAGACGCCCGAAGAGGCTCGCGACCTTGCTGCCAAGATGATCGGCAACCACCTGATCACCAAGCAGACCGGGGCTGGTGGTCGTCTCTGCAATGCTGTCATGATCGCCGAGGCTCGTCCACCACACCACGAGTACTACGTCGCTGTGCTCAACGACCGTGCTACGCAACTTCCCGTCTTGATCGCGTCGAACCAAGGTGGTATGTCGATCGAAGAGGTTGCAGCCGAAAACCCGGatgccatcatcaccacGCCTATCGATTTTGAAAAGGGTCTCAGCAaccaagatgcgcttgggattgccaagaagctcggcttcACCGGCGCCAAGCAGGAGCAACAGGCTGCCGAAACCTTCCAGAAGCTGTACAAGCTGTTTGACGAAAAGGACGCCACGcaggtcgagatcaaccCTCTTGCCGAGTCCAAGGACGGCGAGGTTCTCTGCATGGATGCTAAGCTCGGATTTGATGAAAACGCCGATTTCCGTCAGGCTGACAtcttcgagctgcgcgacACCACGCAGGAGGACCCCGACGAGGTTGACGCCGCCAAGTATGGCCTCAACTTTatcaagctcgatggcaACATCGGTTGTCTCGTCAACGGCGCCGGTCTTGCCATGGCCACCATGGATGTGTTGAAGCTCAACGGAGGTAACCCCGCTAACTTCCTCGACGTCGGAGGcaccgcttccgctgctTCCGTCAAAAAGGCTTTCGAACTGCTCCTCAACTCCAAAGAGGTCAAGGGTATCTTTGTCAACATCTTTGGCGGTATCGTCTCGTGCAAGAAAATCGCCGAGGGCATCATTCAGGCCACCCAAGAATTGGATATGTCCATCCCTCTCGTCGTCCGTCTCCAGGGCACCCACGAGAAAGAGGCAAAGGAGTTGATCAAGAACTCCAACCTCAAGATCTTCGCCTTCGACGGCTTGGACGAGGCCGCTGCCAAGGCTGTTGAGAGCGCTCAAAAGGGCACCCTTTAA